The proteins below are encoded in one region of Amorphus orientalis:
- a CDS encoding TRAP transporter small permease subunit: MAANPEKATVSAERRRSPIEIAWAWLVEGLAAVGTVMICILMGIICADIVARNAMGSSLPLISELGALLLVMIVALQFAATVRADRLARTEIFFVTFRDRYPRGGAFLSALFNLVGALMIGGIAWATVHILQKDLDSGEFIGVPGIATLPVWPFRVFILIGMTITALEFARQMVADLWRLVSGRAAA; this comes from the coding sequence ATGGCAGCCAATCCCGAGAAAGCGACCGTCTCCGCCGAGCGGAGGCGGTCGCCGATCGAAATCGCCTGGGCCTGGCTCGTTGAGGGCCTGGCCGCAGTCGGAACCGTGATGATCTGCATCCTCATGGGGATCATCTGTGCCGATATCGTCGCACGCAACGCGATGGGATCGTCGCTCCCGCTGATCTCCGAGCTCGGCGCGCTGCTTCTGGTGATGATCGTCGCCCTTCAATTCGCAGCCACCGTGCGCGCCGACCGACTGGCGCGCACGGAAATCTTCTTCGTGACGTTCCGTGACCGCTATCCGCGCGGCGGAGCCTTTCTTTCCGCGCTTTTCAATCTTGTCGGAGCCCTGATGATCGGCGGCATCGCATGGGCGACGGTCCACATTCTCCAGAAGGACCTCGATTCGGGCGAGTTCATCGGCGTGCCCGGTATCGCCACGCTTCCGGTCTGGCCGTTCCGCGTCTTCATCCTGATCGGCATGACGATCACCGCGCTCGAATTCGCCCGTCAGATGGTGGCCGACCTCTGGCGCCTGGTGAGCGGGAGGGCCGCGGCGTGA
- a CDS encoding TRAP transporter large permease — MSPLEIGGFAVLGLLVFIYLGMPIGIGMLAVSFVGVAFIRNDLVAMRMLGAVANDSLREYLFAVVPLFVLMGLLVTVSGVGKDTFDVFERLLRKLTAGLGIATVFANAVFASITGISIASATVFSRVAVPEMTRHGYTKKFATGVVAGSSVLGMLIPPSLLMIVYAVLAEESVGRMFLAGIGPGILLAVAFSVTIVLLARTRKKFVFDNPDDTETYTDISGLSVLRKAVPIGALMLVVLGGLYGGFLNPTEAGAAGAFGALVIAILRRSLPPRVFWNLLVETGQITVSVLILILAATFFSRMLALSGVPRELAEFFLEGPIGPYGFLLVYLLLIIALGMLIDSISIMLILLPIALPVAEAANFDMIWFGVLTVVAVEIGLLTPPFGLSIYTIKSAMNDPDLPVSEIFRGALPFVLAMMMSLLILVMVPSISTWLARL, encoded by the coding sequence GTGAGTCCTTTGGAAATCGGCGGCTTCGCCGTCCTCGGCCTTCTGGTCTTCATCTATCTGGGCATGCCCATCGGGATCGGCATGCTGGCCGTCTCGTTCGTCGGCGTTGCCTTCATCCGCAACGACCTCGTCGCCATGCGCATGCTCGGTGCCGTGGCCAACGATTCCCTGCGCGAATATCTCTTCGCGGTCGTGCCGCTGTTCGTGCTGATGGGGCTTCTGGTCACCGTATCGGGGGTCGGCAAGGACACGTTCGACGTCTTCGAGCGATTGCTCAGGAAGCTGACCGCCGGGCTCGGCATTGCCACGGTCTTCGCCAACGCGGTCTTCGCCTCCATCACCGGCATCTCGATCGCCTCTGCCACGGTGTTCAGCCGGGTCGCGGTGCCGGAGATGACCCGCCACGGCTACACCAAGAAGTTCGCCACCGGCGTCGTCGCAGGATCCTCTGTGCTGGGCATGCTGATCCCGCCATCGCTGCTGATGATCGTGTACGCGGTGCTTGCCGAAGAGTCGGTCGGTCGGATGTTCCTGGCCGGCATCGGTCCCGGCATCCTGCTGGCGGTCGCCTTCTCCGTGACGATCGTCCTGCTCGCGCGGACCCGGAAGAAATTCGTCTTCGACAATCCAGACGACACCGAAACCTACACCGACATTTCCGGTCTCTCCGTCCTCCGCAAGGCGGTGCCGATCGGAGCGCTGATGCTGGTGGTGCTGGGCGGTCTCTATGGCGGGTTTCTCAACCCGACGGAAGCCGGCGCGGCCGGTGCGTTCGGAGCGCTCGTCATCGCCATCCTGCGCCGGTCGCTGCCGCCGCGCGTGTTCTGGAACCTGCTGGTGGAGACCGGGCAGATCACTGTCTCGGTGCTGATCCTGATCCTGGCCGCAACGTTCTTCAGCCGGATGCTGGCCCTGTCGGGCGTGCCGCGGGAGCTGGCAGAATTTTTCCTGGAGGGGCCGATCGGTCCCTACGGTTTCCTGCTGGTCTATCTGCTTCTGATCATCGCGCTCGGGATGCTGATCGATTCCATTTCGATCATGCTCATCCTGCTGCCGATCGCGCTGCCGGTCGCGGAGGCTGCGAACTTCGACATGATCTGGTTCGGCGTGCTCACGGTGGTAGCCGTGGAGATCGGGCTCCTGACCCCGCCCTTCGGGTTATCCATCTATACGATCAAGTCGGCGATGAACGATCCGGACCTCCCCGTCTCCGAGATCTTCCGCGGCGCTCTTCCGTTCGTTCTGGCGATGATGATGTCGCTGTTGATCCTGGTGATGGTGCCGTCGATCTCGACCTGGCTGGCCCGGCTCTAA